The Cellulophaga sp. RHA19 genome includes the window CTAGTATAACATTATGACCTTTGCTGTGCATATGTAAACAGGCTTCATAATGCCATTTTTCTCCACCACCCCAAGTCTTTGTACTGTTTAAAAAACAAATATTTGCCATTATAATATAGATTTATAAACACTATACATATTGCTAGCCGTGACATCATCATTAAAATTTTGGGCATAGTCTAACCCTTTTTTAGCTATATTTTGTCTTATTTCTGGATTAGAGAATAGGGTATTTATTTTTAATTTCAAATCTTTATCATCATTAGGCTTAATATAAAAAGAATTAGGTCCGCCAGCTTCAGGAAAGCAGTTGCCCATTGTAGTTATAACAGGTGTTTTGCTATATAAAGCTTCAATAATAGGTATTCCAAAACCTTCACATAATGATGGGTAGCAAAATACTGTTGCCAATTGGTATATAATAGCTAATTCTTTTAACTCTACATTTTTTAAAAAATAAACTTGATCTTCAAGATTATGTTCTGTGATAAACTCTCTTATTTTTTTTGCGTGTGCTTCTTCGTTTCCTATTAATACTAATTTGTTTTTAGTACCATTTATAGCTTTAACTATTAATAACGCATTTTTTCTTTCTTGTATAGTACCTACGTTTAATATAAACTGGTTAGGTAAATTATATTTTACTTTAACCTTTTCTTTTTCACTAGTGCTATATTCTTTTTTAAAAACAGAATTACAACCTTGATAAACAACAGTTATTTTGTCAGAACTTACATTTGAGTACTTTATAATATCTTTTTTAGTTTGTTCACTTATTGCAACAATCTTAGTAGAATTTTTTACAGCATATTTAAATTTAAGTGTATAAATAAATTTATTTATGGTAGAGTAGTATTGCGGATGTGTGATAAAAATTAAATCATGAATGGTTACAATACTTTTAACACCTGTTTTATTTAATCCTAAAGGAATTTCTCCTGTTATTCCGTGGTAAATATTTGGGTTATCATTAATAATACTATTTTTAAGAGCAAAAACCCTCCATATTGATGAAAATTTTTTCCAAAGCCAAGAATTAGGATAAACAACAGATATGATAGGAGATTTAAAAACTCTATCTTTATTAGAGGGTTTAGTATTGTATAATATTAATTTATTAATATTAGTGTGTTGACAAATAATTCTTACTAAATCCCTTCCATAATTCCCTAAACCAGTATTGTTGTGAAAAATTCTTTTTGCGTCAAAACCTACAATCATTATAAATGTTAATTTAGCTTTCAAAGATAAATTAAAAAAAAGGATTAAATATTAATTAGGCTTAGGTATTGTTCTTTTTGAGTTTTATAATTCCATTTCACATCTTTATATGTATGATCTTTTTTTACTAATATACCATCATTGATATTTGATATAGTTTCTTTAAAATTTGTCTTTGTGTAAAAAATAGAATTTTCCATTAAATCCGGAATTTTGGTGTAAAAATCATCACTTATAATTGTTTTTTTATATGAAAAAGCAAGATTAAAAGTTCCTGTTATTTTGTATTTTAAATAATCATCACTTTCTTTTAATAAAGGCAGAATATAGTCTGACTTTTTTAAATAATTATGAAAAGTATTATTGTCAATAAAATTAGAAAATA containing:
- a CDS encoding glycosyltransferase family 4 protein translates to MIVGFDAKRIFHNNTGLGNYGRDLVRIICQHTNINKLILYNTKPSNKDRVFKSPIISVVYPNSWLWKKFSSIWRVFALKNSIINDNPNIYHGITGEIPLGLNKTGVKSIVTIHDLIFITHPQYYSTINKFIYTLKFKYAVKNSTKIVAISEQTKKDIIKYSNVSSDKITVVYQGCNSVFKKEYSTSEKEKVKVKYNLPNQFILNVGTIQERKNALLIVKAINGTKNKLVLIGNEEAHAKKIREFITEHNLEDQVYFLKNVELKELAIIYQLATVFCYPSLCEGFGIPIIEALYSKTPVITTMGNCFPEAGGPNSFYIKPNDDKDLKLKINTLFSNPEIRQNIAKKGLDYAQNFNDDVTASNMYSVYKSIL